A segment of the Saccharomyces kudriavzevii IFO 1802 strain IFO1802 genome assembly, chromosome: 2 genome:
TTTATGGATCCCGTTCTGAAGCATGCGTTCCACGGAGGCATCCTCCATTTTGTCAAGAGTCTTCGCGTTCACTCCCTCATAAAATATGTCAGGAATAGCATTACTGATGTCATACTCCTGCAAAAATCTGGTGTCGTCTAATTCAATATCATTAGGCtgcttttcaaaaatttcatttccGTTCAGAGGATGGTCGTTATGGAATTGTAGTtggtcatcttcttcatgttTCAAAACCGTCCCAAACCCATTTTTCATGATAGAATCTTGTTCTATTTTTTGACGATATGATTCCAGAGCTTTTTGTTCCTtgtattcaagaaatagCTGGtcaaactttttcattctttgtgggtttttcaaaaatgcttCTGAGTCGCTATTCAactttccatttttgaaataacCGGTTCTCTTCAAGCAAATTTCGGCACGAACTTTGGCGGTCACAGTTTTCCAGACGGATATCTCCAAATCATCCCTGTCATCGTCCTTTTCAAGTAGGTAAGATTGGGAATCGACCAtatcttcgtcttcttcttcctcttcttcctcttcttcctcatcattatttctttctgcttctttgttttctccATCTTTTCCCTGTGGCTCACCTTCTATGTTCTTCTTAGCAACATCCATATCCATgtcttttttatattccACAGTTTTTCTACCTTCCTCGACCCTTTCATGCTCGTCAGCTTtcccattttctttggattGGTTTTTATCGCTGTGTTCATTGGCAACCATAGGCGAATCAGTTATgtctttttcgttttctaCCTCAAGCATCATTGGAGCTACTTCGTCGGTATCGGCTGCTGTTTCGTTCTTGACTGCTTTAGAAGTACCCTTTATAGACTTTTTCCCATTCTCCTTTGTTAGCATATGAGCTCCCATATTTAGCCCTTTCCTTCCAGAACCAGcaacttcttcctcctcatcCATTTCATAATCCCTATCTTTTTCCatatcttcaatttctttctctAAATCAGCTCTGTTTCGGATTGTGATATTTGGAATCATAGGGATCAATTGGAGagatttcttttgcatAGCAATGGCATGACCTCTCAAAAAATGCGAAGGATCCGAATTATAGGTCAAGcaatttttccatatcAGCATCATATCATCGACAAATTCTTGTTTGGAGTTATATTGGAaactttttaatttttttaaaacAGTATTAAGGTCCatggattttttgatgatttgatGGTAATTCGGGGCTTCTCTCTTGCTCACTCTATTTAAAAATGGAGTTGAATGCTCAGTGTAATTTCTCAATTCCAATACAACCTTTTCACAGGCTTCATATAGTTCCTCTTGGCCAATTCTTTCATCCGATGTCCATTTTGACCGATTTTTCCTGACGTCCATGATCAAATGTTTTAATTCGTAATCTGATATACCCAATTGAGATTTGTTCTCCTGAATAGATGACAGAAGGTGCTTTaatgataaattttcaatgcCAAGGTTAACCGTTAAATCtagtttattttgtttGGGGCGCTTATTTCCTGCGTCACTAAAGGTTTCGCCTTCAGTGCTTGATAAAACTTGGTTTGTATCTAGCTCATCATTTATacatttattattttggtCATCAGTGGATGCTTTCAGATCATTTCGACTTCGTTTCCTCTTTCCCTTCTCTATCATCTTATCACTTTGCTCAAGTTTCAAGCGCTTTATCATTGTTTCTCTATCGTATTCAAAACTGTGGTATATTTTGTTCCAGTTGCCCATAATTTCTTCGACATTATTCGCTTTCAACTTTGATAGCGTCTCCTTTGATATGGAAATATTTAACAACAAACGTCGTTCGCTATCAATCTCAATGCTAGAAGGGGGTATAGAAACGGCATTTTGTATGAGAATACCTGCTCCCTTTTCATCTGTACTCTCTTCATCGTAATTgtcctcttcatcatcatagTCCTCATCTTCGGAAAACTTGGAAAtgctttctttattttgtgGTTTTTCCTTCTCACCATCTTGCTCATCACCACTCTCCTCTTCAACATCCAATAGAGCGTATTCCGTATCATCCTCGTCATTAAACTCGGTAATATCACTATACATATAATCTATGGCACATTGCCACAAGACATACCGGATTTTTAAGGACAGATTTCCAATGAACCGTGGGCCACTTATTTGTTGCTTTAAATCCTCTAAATCCAGTTTGAATAAGTCTTCTTCGACATTATCACCCTCGTTATTATTCACATTATTTTCGTCATTTGCAATCACCTCACCGCCTTTACTTTCAGTCCGgctttcattattattattattattattattattattattattattattattattattaatgTTTTCCCCTGTAGTTTTCTCTATCGTTTGTGACAACACATTATCGGGTTGCGCGCTCAGAGTAGCAGGTACTACACTACTTTGTTCTCCCTCCTGAGTTGATGGGAATGACTTTTCGACATTCAACGTTATGTTTcctttcaagaaataatcCCATGCTTTGAGTTTGTCTTCTTCACTTGGGATTGACAGTAAATATCCTAGAACGACCAATTGTTGAGATGTTAAATAAAGGTCAAAAAAGTTCTTATTGGAAAGTTTTTCGGTTAATTTAAGTAAGGCTTTTGTATTTGTCCTTTGGTAGTTCGTTattggtatttttttagtcATTATCCCGActtagtttatttttattatgttACAGCTTTACGAGTAACAAAGTGCTTTTCCCTGATATTAgtttcaaaggaaaaaaagggagACTTCGATTTGTCAATTAATAGTAAATTAAATATATGAAGgaccttcttcaatgatgtccttttctttacttaTGCAATGATAAGTAAATTCCTACAAGCTACACTAGATTTTTATTACTTGGATCTGAAATTTCAGAATGTTACCCGTATCCGCTAAGTTATTATGAGAAGCGTAGCAATCACTATATGTGAAGAGTTATTTGCAGTGGCATTCACCTAGTCAGTTTAAGTTGGCCGACACTTTAAATACGGGTATAAAATATATGGTGGACTTCATTTGCagtgaaatttttgtagAATTAAGTCCTTATGCTGGATATGATTGAATACTGTTAAAGCAGATGAGTTTATCATTGTTTACACAGGTAACTTTGAGGACAATTGTCTGAAACTATCAATTAGCATGTTCTTCGTATCTGGTTCagagtggaaaaaaattataaagGATGCTCGACCAGTAAGTGcagttgaaaatttaaCACGGAATTTAAATGTGAAGATCAACTTATTGACTAGTGAAATCCTGTGACAATTGTTGAGATTCCATTTTATGTGcatagaatatactagagGTTCTtctcatggatttaggaatccacgaaagggaatcgacaattttacataatcgTAATattaaagtttttttttatacatCGTCATTGATTGATTCTATTAcattattgttggaacaataatcaactatccatcaattactagtacagctgattaatacattcaatcacgtagctagaagattatcatatacggtgttaagaagatgacaaaaattattagaccagtgaaataagattcaggacagtcatcaaatttagtggaagctgaagtgcaaggattgataatgcaataggatcaatgaataaagacgtataaaatgaagaaagaaataagaataagattatgtaaaattgttgattccctttcgtggattcctaaatccaggaggagaacttctagtatatcctatatacataatattattaaccttatcaaaaatggaatcccaacaaatgtcacaagattttactggtcAATACAAACAACTATCACAACATCCACACTTATCTCGATTATTTCGTTTgcttttcatttcttgatcttgtggaaatgaaaatgagagTAGTGAGATGTCCATATAAAATTGTGCATATGAAGTTCGTCATTATATGACACCAATAAATCATAACAAATAATAGCTTGCGTGGCGTAATGGCAACGCGTCTGACTTCTAATCAGAAGATTATGGGTTCGACCCCCATCGTGAGTGctttgttttccaaattcCGTGATAGTTTAATGGTCAGAATGGGCGCTTGTCGCGTGCCAGATCGGGGTTCAATTCCCCGTCGCGgagatttttttagtttattGCAGTTGATGCAGACTTGTAAATTGGATTCAGTGCTTGCTCTACCACGTATTTTGATCGATAATTACTAGTGTCCTACAGCATAGGTACTGAATACGTATCAGCTCCTGAACGGTGAAGATGTAAGGTAAACAATTTAACACATTATCACTCTAGCTAAAAGGCGGGCTAGTATTTAATATGTCTCAAACGTACGTAAaggatattttcttttagtaTAAGcgacaatttttgaatgatcTTCGTGAAAAGAGCCGTTTTTACGCTATGCTAATTTAATGTTTCTAGTTCAACtatgttcaaaaaaatatgtttGTCTGCGCGGTTaataacaaaatttttataAGTTATATCAGTGAATCTATGTTATTAAAGACAGAATATAAATATACTTTATTTTATCACTTTTTAAAATACATTATATCTagtattcttttcttatcgTCCGATCtcatatatattttgtttctttctttccagCTGAGTAAAGGCGGCTGATTATACAGCGTACTTTTTGGTCCATTCTCTGGCTGTAGCTTCGTACTTGGGTCTGTCAGTCTTGTAAATATGAGCGATTTCTGGTACTAAAGGATCATCTGGGTTAGCATCTGTCAACAAAGAGCAGATGGATAATAGGACCTTTGACAAAGTTAGAGCAGGAGACCATTGGTCCTTTAGAATATCCAGACAGATGTTACCGTTGGCGTTGATATTTGGATGATATATCTTGGTTGTGAAGGAGATCTTTGGCGGCTTGAATGGGTAGTCGGTTGGGAAATGGAtggacaagaagaaaacgcCGCCGGCATATGGAGAATCGGCTGGGCCCATGATGGATGCTTGCCAGTGATATAGATCATCGCCGACTGGACCGGCCGAACATGAAGTAGGTGGGTCTCTGATTCAATAACACATTTAATGTTAGTAAATAAAAGAACTTACgtatagaaaaaaagagaaaaaacacGCATTCGAAACGTGGTAATAACGTTAGACATACCTTTCTAGGTCACTTAGTTCTTTGGCAATACGTTTAGAAGAAGACATGATATTTGGATGTTTTGTATGTGTGTATCTATAGTTAGTGATGAGTTATTTACTTTTGTTATAAGTTGTTTCCCTAgcttttctgcttttttcagGATAGATTCAATTCTCTGAATTATTTATCGAAGTGGAAAATATGGgaatagaagaaaaagaaagaaggttaaagaaaaaagaaaaagcaagcCCTCAAGGTGAGCTGTTGTCAGCTTTTTCCGCAGTGGGAAAATCTCGCAGACCATGTGACCGccaattcttctttttcgcCGCCTTGATTTATGTCTTAGAAAAACATTAAGCGATTCATGGGGTGATGGGAGGTAGGCGGTTAATAGCAACTGCGATTTATTAGATTTGGCAGATCACAACCAAAGGTGTATACCTAGTATCTTTACGCTCCTTGCGCCGTGAAGTTGAATGTTCTGTTgtttttctggaaaaacAAAGGGATAAGCATGACAGTAATTATAGTAGAGAATGACATCTTGTACATTCCAGCAAGAAAGGAATGTTGACAGAAACAACAGTTACGGGCGCTTGTGTCTTTCTGACCTTCTCTTTAAAGTTCGAAAAGGGTCTCTCCCTGCAAAAAACCTGTCAGTTCACATCCCTTTATTGCCAAAGAATGTTACTTTGCTATTTGGCGGGAATTTACT
Coding sequences within it:
- the UBC4 gene encoding E2 ubiquitin-conjugating protein UBC4 (similar to Saccharomyces cerevisiae UBC4 (YBR082C) and UBC5 (YDR059C); ancestral locus Anc_3.308); translation: MGPADSPYAGGVFFLSIHFPTDYPFKPPKISFTTKIYHPNINANGNICLDILKDQWSPALTLSKVLLSICSLLTDANPDDPLVPEIAHIYKTDRPKYEATAREWTKKYAV
- the SPT7 gene encoding SAGA histone acetyltransferase complex subunit SPT7 (similar to Saccharomyces cerevisiae SPT7 (YBR081C); ancestral locus Anc_3.307); the protein is MTKKIPITNYQRTNTKALLKLTEKLSNKNFFDLYLTSQQLVVLGYLLSIPSEEDKLKAWDYFLKGNITLNVEKSFPSTQEGEQSSVVPATLSAQPDNVLSQTIEKTTGENINNNNNNNNNNNNNNNNNESRTESKGGEVIANDENNVNNNEGDNVEEDLFKLDLEDLKQQISGPRFIGNLSLKIRYVLWQCAIDYMYSDITEFNDEDDTEYALLDVEEESGDEQDGEKEKPQNKESISKFSEDEDYDDEEDNYDEESTDEKGAGILIQNAVSIPPSSIEIDSERRLLLNISISKETLSKLKANNVEEIMGNWNKIYHSFEYDRETMIKRLKLEQSDKMIEKGKRKRSRNDLKASTDDQNNKCINDELDTNQVLSSTEGETFSDAGNKRPKQNKLDLTVNLGIENLSLKHLLSSIQENKSQLGISDYELKHLIMDVRKNRSKWTSDERIGQEELYEACEKVVLELRNYTEHSTPFLNRVSKREAPNYHQIIKKSMDLNTVLKKLKSFQYNSKQEFVDDMMLIWKNCLTYNSDPSHFLRGHAIAMQKKSLQLIPMIPNITIRNRADLEKEIEDMEKDRDYEMDEEEEVAGSGRKGLNMGAHMLTKENGKKSIKGTSKAVKNETAADTDEVAPMMLEVENEKDITDSPMVANEHSDKNQSKENGKADEHERVEEGRKTVEYKKDMDMDVAKKNIEGEPQGKDGENKEAERNNDEEEEEEEEEEDEDMVDSQSYLLEKDDDRDDLEISVWKTVTAKVRAEICLKRTGYFKNGKLNSDSEAFLKNPQRMKKFDQLFLEYKEQKALESYRQKIEQDSIMKNGFGTVLKHEEDDQLQFHNDHPLNGNEIFEKQPNDIELDDTRFLQEYDISNAIPDIFYEGVNAKTLDKMEDASVERMLQNGIHKESMFLANKDLGLTPKMNQNITLVQQIRHICHKISLIRMLQSPLSAQSSRSNPNSFLNNHIYTYTVIDDSLDIDPVSQLPTHDFKNNRELIWKFMHKNISKVAMANGFETAHSSAINMLTEVAGHYLSNLIKTLKLHHETNSLNRGTNVEMLQTTLLENGINRPDDLYSYVESEFGKKTKKLQDIKHKLEGFLRALLRPTLQELSERNFEDESQSFFTGDFASELTGEDFFGFKELGLEKEFGVLSSSVPLQLLTTQFQTVDGETKVQAKKIQPEESESIVYKKITKGLLDAGSFWSTLLPLLKKGYERSKAYIAKQNKSSAGDRILPISTEDSSFVLLEEDQFISKKSATKARLPPTGKISTAYKKKPIAGAFIVPEEDLQKDEKADSTVTVNSTVRTENDMGSSLFLGTPQPLDSLNMDDPFDDSNVGSNSSFSLSLPRLNQ